The following proteins are encoded in a genomic region of Arcobacter cloacae:
- a CDS encoding phosphate-starvation-inducible PsiE family protein — MKKAINKIKDYFSSNFEVLAAAIIFIGIIASGKEFYKAIILMLEFIVIMEVVKMVSDFIKRETLRLRYIIDIFIIFLIREVIILSTNKTRDYFDITFLLIVIFVFFIFRILAIKFSPGVIKVSQDTVIEYDDGRPNKKVVTTKESNQNE, encoded by the coding sequence ATGAAAAAAGCTATCAACAAAATAAAAGATTACTTCAGTTCAAATTTTGAAGTTTTAGCCGCAGCGATTATTTTTATAGGAATAATCGCTTCAGGAAAAGAGTTCTATAAAGCAATTATTCTTATGTTAGAGTTTATTGTTATTATGGAAGTTGTTAAAATGGTTTCTGATTTTATAAAAAGAGAAACTCTTCGATTAAGATACATCATTGATATTTTCATCATCTTTTTAATTCGTGAAGTTATTATTTTAAGTACAAATAAAACTAGAGATTATTTTGACATTACCTTCTTATTAATTGTTATTTTCGTGTTCTTTATTTTTAGAATTCTTGCAATTAAATTCTCTCCTGGTGTTATAAAAGTATCACAAGATACGGTTATTGAATATGATGATGGAAGACCTAATAAAAAAGTTGTAACTACTAAAGAGTCAAATCAAAATGAATAA
- a CDS encoding phosphate signaling complex PhoU family protein, whose translation MLKPYETKLKSIKEEIQKIGLEVVESLEICQQALVEKKIENLKDVEITEKKLLVKSNEIDNIIVTTLALYSPEAKDLRQLVSFLKITNELVRTGSNTKDFAKMFKKSYSDDLNTSMILEYTIPLLKSALLSLQTAISIIDEMDPKHIEEKYHRVIVEESKTDDLYLMIEKNILKLITKNLDLSKEYFDLLSSLRRLEKIADRAVSIANLLQFAQVGGDIVQS comes from the coding sequence ATGTTAAAGCCTTATGAAACAAAATTAAAAAGCATAAAAGAAGAGATTCAAAAAATCGGTTTAGAAGTGGTTGAATCTTTAGAGATTTGTCAACAAGCACTTGTTGAAAAAAAAATTGAGAACCTAAAAGATGTTGAAATAACAGAAAAAAAATTATTGGTTAAATCAAATGAGATTGATAATATTATAGTTACAACTTTAGCTTTATATTCACCTGAAGCAAAAGATTTAAGACAATTAGTTTCATTTTTAAAAATCACAAATGAACTTGTAAGAACAGGTTCAAATACAAAAGATTTTGCAAAAATGTTCAAAAAATCTTATAGTGATGATTTAAATACAAGTATGATTTTAGAATATACTATTCCTTTATTAAAATCTGCTCTTTTATCTTTACAAACAGCAATAAGTATTATTGATGAGATGGATCCTAAACATATTGAAGAGAAATATCATAGAGTTATTGTTGAAGAGAGTAAAACTGACGATTTATATTTAATGATTGAAAAAAATATATTAAAATTAATTACAAAAAATCTTGATTTATCAAAAGAGTATTTTGATTTATTAAGTAGTCTAAGAAGACTAGAAAAAATAGCAGATAGAGCCGTTTCTATAGCAAATCTTTTACAGTTTGCTCAAGTTGGAGGAGATATAGTACAATCATAA
- a CDS encoding response regulator transcription factor, protein MNNKLILIIEDEEDILELLEYTLQKEGYETIGFLTIDKNVRKVLEEEEIDLIIMDRNLPGIEGSVFINEIKKLGFTNPVIYVTAKDNDEDILEGFNSHADDYITKPFNIKELCARVKAVIKRTSKEIDILKVKDIVYKSSNKKFYIDDKEIELTHLEHDLLLEFIKNKDILMTREHLLNKVWQDSFEKKEKTVNVAIKRLKAKIDPDGKKDYIRSIRGEGYIFC, encoded by the coding sequence ATGAATAATAAACTAATTTTAATTATAGAAGATGAAGAAGATATTTTAGAACTTCTTGAATATACCTTACAAAAAGAGGGATATGAAACTATTGGTTTTTTAACTATTGATAAAAATGTTAGAAAAGTTTTAGAAGAAGAAGAGATTGATTTAATTATTATGGATAGAAATCTTCCAGGAATAGAAGGAAGTGTATTTATAAATGAAATTAAAAAACTAGGATTTACTAATCCAGTTATTTATGTAACTGCAAAAGATAATGATGAAGATATTCTTGAAGGTTTTAATTCTCATGCTGATGATTATATAACTAAACCTTTTAATATCAAAGAGTTATGTGCAAGAGTAAAAGCTGTAATAAAAAGAACTTCAAAAGAGATTGATATTTTAAAGGTAAAAGATATTGTATATAAATCTTCAAATAAAAAATTTTATATTGATGATAAAGAGATTGAATTAACACATCTTGAGCATGATTTACTTCTTGAATTTATCAAAAATAAAGATATTTTAATGACCAGAGAACATTTATTAAACAAAGTTTGGCAAGACTCTTTTGAAAAAAAAGAGAAAACTGTAAATGTTGCAATTAAAAGGTTAAAAGCGAAAATTGACCCTGATGGAAAAAAAGATTATATTCGTTCTATTAGAGGAGAAGGTTATATTTTTTGTTAA
- a CDS encoding ATP-binding protein: MLKIHQLFLRTYISIFAVVLVTLTLVTYFWAKNLYLKQIEKNLIQNIDSLSVVLKEIPNLNNLKAITKNLNEKLNLRITIIDENGNVIAESDKDLEFIKNHSNRPEIIEANNIGLGKDTRKSDTIKKDLLYVAKKIVINEKIYFIRMADYTNKITDSFVKLTLEIFIYMTFFLIIAFLATYFISLQIKKETDSILDFLTQLSNKKNLNPIESTYTYEFHKITKLLNKVATKLSKREKQKAKQTAKLKISNRQKDEIISAISHEFKNPIAIISGYSETILNDSQIPEAMKIKFLNKIYSNSNKMSQIIDKLRLTLKLEEGKQELLLLPCSMKKIIENCVSDLKDKYKNREIKITGEDLILKVDETLISLAITNLIENALKYSEHEVTINISSNSIDVLDRGIGIEQNELEKINKKFYRISNNGWNNSLGLGLFIVQSILNLHNFRLEITSEFKKWSKFSIKY; the protein is encoded by the coding sequence TTGTTAAAAATTCACCAACTATTTCTTAGAACTTACATTTCAATATTTGCAGTAGTTTTAGTTACTCTAACATTAGTTACATATTTTTGGGCAAAAAATCTCTATTTAAAACAGATTGAAAAAAATCTTATTCAAAATATTGATTCCTTATCTGTTGTTTTAAAAGAGATTCCAAATTTGAATAATTTAAAAGCAATTACAAAAAATCTAAATGAAAAATTAAATCTCAGAATAACCATTATCGATGAAAATGGTAACGTGATTGCAGAGAGTGATAAAGATTTAGAATTTATTAAAAATCACTCAAACAGACCTGAAATAATAGAAGCAAATAATATTGGTTTAGGAAAAGATACTAGGAAATCTGATACTATCAAAAAAGATTTGCTATATGTTGCAAAAAAAATAGTTATAAATGAAAAAATTTATTTTATTAGAATGGCTGATTATACAAATAAAATTACTGATAGTTTTGTTAAATTAACCCTTGAAATTTTTATATATATGACATTTTTTTTAATTATCGCTTTTTTAGCAACTTATTTTATTAGTTTACAAATTAAAAAAGAGACCGATTCTATTTTGGATTTTTTAACACAACTTTCAAATAAAAAAAATTTAAATCCTATAGAATCTACATACACTTATGAATTTCATAAAATAACTAAACTTTTAAATAAAGTTGCTACAAAACTCTCTAAAAGAGAAAAACAAAAAGCAAAACAAACTGCAAAATTAAAAATTTCGAATAGACAAAAAGATGAGATTATTTCTGCAATTTCCCATGAATTTAAAAATCCAATAGCAATAATCTCAGGATATAGTGAAACAATTTTAAATGATAGCCAAATTCCTGAAGCTATGAAAATAAAATTTTTAAATAAAATTTATTCTAACTCAAATAAAATGTCTCAAATAATTGATAAATTAAGACTTACTTTGAAGCTTGAAGAGGGAAAACAAGAACTTCTTCTTCTTCCTTGTTCTATGAAAAAAATTATTGAAAATTGTGTTAGTGATTTAAAAGATAAATATAAAAATAGAGAAATTAAAATCACAGGTGAAGATTTAATTTTAAAAGTTGATGAAACACTTATCTCTTTAGCAATTACTAATCTTATAGAAAATGCCTTAAAATATTCAGAACATGAAGTAACAATAAATATTTCATCGAATTCTATTGATGTTTTAGATAGAGGAATAGGAATAGAACAAAATGAATTAGAAAAAATAAATAAAAAGTTTTATCGTATTTCAAATAATGGTTGGAACAATTCTTTGGGATTGGGGCTTTTTATTGTTCAATCGATACTTAATTTACATAATTTTAGACTTGAAATAACTTCAGAATTTAAAAAATGGTCTAAATTCTCAATAAAATATTAA
- the pstB gene encoding phosphate ABC transporter ATP-binding protein PstB — MTNNENKTKIDVKGLNLFYGSNQALFDITASLYENKITALIGPSGCGKSTFLRCINRMNDLIPIVKIDGQIVIDNKNIYDKDVDEVSVRKKVGMVFQQPNPFPKSIYDNVAYAPLKHGIVRKGKECDELVESSLIKSGLWNEVKDKLTQPGTSLSGGQQQRLCIARTIAIKPEVILMDEPTSALDPISTEKIEALMLELKQDYTIITVTHNMQQAARVADYTAFFHLGKLIEYDVTETIFVNPHNKKTEDYITGRFG; from the coding sequence ATGACAAATAATGAAAATAAAACAAAAATTGATGTAAAAGGCTTAAACCTTTTTTATGGCTCAAATCAAGCTCTTTTTGATATAACAGCTAGTTTATATGAAAATAAAATTACAGCATTAATTGGACCTTCAGGGTGTGGTAAATCAACATTTTTAAGATGTATAAACAGAATGAATGATTTAATTCCAATAGTAAAAATTGATGGTCAAATAGTAATAGACAATAAAAATATCTATGATAAAGATGTTGATGAAGTAAGTGTTAGAAAAAAAGTTGGTATGGTTTTTCAACAACCAAATCCATTTCCAAAATCAATTTATGATAATGTTGCTTATGCTCCATTAAAACATGGTATTGTAAGAAAAGGTAAAGAGTGTGATGAATTAGTTGAATCTTCTTTAATTAAATCTGGACTTTGGAATGAGGTAAAAGATAAATTAACTCAACCAGGAACTTCACTTTCAGGAGGTCAACAACAAAGACTTTGTATCGCAAGAACAATTGCTATTAAACCAGAAGTTATTTTAATGGATGAACCAACATCTGCTCTTGATCCAATTAGTACAGAAAAAATCGAAGCTTTAATGCTTGAGTTAAAACAAGATTATACAATCATAACTGTAACACACAATATGCAACAAGCAGCAAGGGTTGCAGATTACACAGCGTTTTTCCATTTAGGGAAATTAATAGAATATGATGTAACAGAAACTATTTTTGTTAATCCACACAATAAAAAAACAGAAGATTATATTACAGGGAGATTTGGATAA